The DNA window TCAATGTGCTGTCGGGGAAAAGCTCCGGGCGAATCTGGGTCAACGAATGAGCGAGGATATCAACCTGCCAGCCCTGCTCGCAGGCTATCCAGCCTTCCAGCCAAAGCCGGGTAAGATCGTTAATATTCCAGCCAATCACCAGCGCATGGCTACCCGGCTGTTTGGCAGCAGATGACAGGCTTCGGGCGACATGATTGATAAGAATACCGTCAAGAATACCTCGTAGCGCCAGCAGCGTTGGTTGCGGGCTCAACAGGCGCTGGCGTAGGGGATTAATCAGGTGCTTGATCAGGATATGTGCAGATTCGCTGCGGCTGCGCTCTTTAAGCCACAGGCGCAAACGGTGATAGCTACCATTTTGTAGAAACCCTAGCAGGATCTCCTGCTGCTCGCGCCAACCATCGGCGATCTCCTG is part of the Klebsiella huaxiensis genome and encodes:
- a CDS encoding MerR family transcriptional regulator; amino-acid sequence: MALYTIGEVAQLCDINPVTLRAWQRRYGLLKPQRTDGGHRLFNEFEIDRIREIKRWIDSGVQVGKVKTLLMDNEQEIADGWREQQEILLGFLQNGSYHRLRLWLKERSRSESAHILIKHLINPLRQRLLSPQPTLLALRGILDGILINHVARSLSSAAKQPGSHALVIGWNINDLTRLWLEGWIACEQGWQVDILAHSLTQIRPELFPDSTLMVWCGDVPASSQQEQMRLWEQQGQVIWLNNSAAS